One genomic window of Magnolia sinica isolate HGM2019 chromosome 3, MsV1, whole genome shotgun sequence includes the following:
- the LOC131239809 gene encoding ABC transporter B family member 15-like, translating into MEKAESGSVFQLFRFADRMDKWLMLVGTVGCIGDGLMTPLTLWVMSTIINSYGAVDVSFNYDVVNRFALRLLYVAIGVGLGAFVEGVCWTRTAERQTSRMRMEYLQSVLRQDVGFFDTNATTSTTYDVVTAITADSHIIQDVMSDKIPNFISNAVIFIFTTVVALILSWRLALASLPFCLFFIIPGVVFGKFMMDMAMLMKDAYGVAGGIAEQAISSIRTVVSYVGESQTLEQFSHALVRNMELGIKQGLMKGMAIGSIGILFAMWSFQSWVASVLVTETGAKGGSVFISGLSILYGGLAVLTALPNLTYIAGATAAATRIFKMIDRLPAIDSEDERGMVLENLRGEIEFRNVEFTYPSRPDSSVLQGLNLRVMPGKTVGLVGGSGSGKSTVIALLERFYDPVSGDIYLDRKNIKRFQLKWLRSQMGLVSQEPVLFATSIKENIQFGNEAASMELVVSAAKAANAHDFITKLPDGYFTHVGQFGVQMSGGQKQRIAIARALLKDPRILLLDEATSALDAQSERVVQDALDQASIGRTTIIIAHRLATLRKADTIAVVQSGKVIESGSHDQLMRMNNGGGGEYAKMVQMQQSTMKSEAYKPSPMHDRNKYRNMYMKSPMSVRSSNHTSPAVSFVHMGSPALSFVQASTPIISSYVRDQHLSDLKEAVSKNSSSPSQWRLLRMNAPEWKTALLGCLGAIAFGAAQPVHFYCIGSILSVYFLDDNKRIKSQTRLYCYLFLGIGLFCVVANVIQHYYFAIMGEGLTKRVREKMLEKLLTFEIGWFDREENTSAAICARLAAEANMVRSLVGDRISLLLQVTATATLSFTLGIVVTWRLGAVMIAMQPLIIGCFYSRSVLMQKMSERAQKAQNEGSQIASEAVVNHRTITAFSSQGRVMGLYENALEGPRKENIKQSWLAGLGLFVSQFATTASVALAYWYGGKLMIQGKITPKHLFQAFFILVSTGKVIADAGTMTSDLSKGSGAIRSVFEVLDRKSEIEPNDPQGLKIKKMIKGHVELKNVHFAYPSRPDQMIFRGLSCKIEAGKQVALVGQSGSGKSTIIGLIERFYDPLKGSVEIDGQDIKSYNLRSLRMHIALVSQEPTLFAGTIRENIAYGRENATESEIMEAAVRANAHDFISSMKDGYETYCGERGTQLSGGQKQRIALARAILKNPAILLLDEATSALDTVSESLVQGALDRMMVGRTCVIVAHRLSTIQKSESIAVIKNGKIVEQGSHSKLLAKGPGGAYFALIKLQKDNNKA; encoded by the exons TTTGCACTGAGGTTGCTCTACGTGGCCATCGGTGTGGGATTAGGCGCTTTCGTTG AGGGAGTGTGTTGGACCAGAACTGCAGAAAGACAAACTTCTCGCATGCGAATGGAATATTTACAATCCGTCCTCAGACAGGATGTAGGTTTCTTTGATACTAATGCCACTACTTCTACAACATATGATGTGGTGACTGCCATCACTGCTGATTCCCATATAATTCAAGACGTTATGAGTGACAAG ATACCCAACTTCATCTCCAATGCCGTCATATTCATCTTCACCACAGTTGTAGCTCTTATACTGTCATGGAGGCTGGCTTTGGCCTCCCTCCCATTCTGTCTCTTCTTCATTATCCCTGGTGTGGTGTTTGGGAAGTTCATGATGGACATGGCGATGTTGATGAAGGATGCCTACGGGGTGGCAGGCGGGATTGCGGAGCAGGCGATCTCATCGATAAGGACTGTCGTGTCTTATGTCGGGGAGAGCCAGACGTTGGAGCAGTTTAGCCATGCGCTTGTGCGGAATATGGAGCTGGGGATAAAGCAAGGACTCATGAAGGGAATGGCGATCGGGAGCATTGGCATTCTGTTCGCAATGTGGTCATTCCAGAGCTGGGTTGCAAGTGTGCTGGTGACTGAGACAGGAGCTAAAGGTGGCAGCGTTTTCATTTCTGGCCTAAGTATCCTATATGGAGGATT GGCTGTCTTGACCGCGCTTCCAAACCTCACATACATTGCAGGGGCCACAGCCGCTGCTACTAGAATATTCAAGATGATTGATAGGCTCCCTGCTATTGATTCTGAGGACGAAAGAGGTATGGTCCTAGAAAATTTGAGAGGAGAAATTGAGTTCAGGAATGTGGAATTCACTTACCCGTCAAGACCAGATTCCTCCGTCCTACAAGGTTTGAATCTCAGAGTGATGCCCGGTAAGACAGTGGGCCTTGTCGGGGGCAGCGGTTCTGGTAAATCTACTGTAATAGCATTGCTCGAGAGATTTTACGACCCAGTGAGTGGAGACATTTACTTGGACAGGAAGAACATAAAGAGATTTCAGCTCAAGTGGTTGAGATCTCAGATGGGTCTGGTTAGTCAAGAGCCAGTCCTCTTTGCAACCTCCATAAAAGAGAATATACAGTTTGGCAATGAAGCAGCTTCAATGGAGCTGGTTGTCAGTGCGGCCAAGGCTGCTAATGCTCACGATTTCATCACGAAATTACCCGACGGATACTTCACTCAT GTGGGCCAATTTGGAGTTCAGATGTCAGGAGGGCAAAAGCAGAGGATCGCCATTGCAAGGGCATTACTTAAAGACCCAAGAATACTATTGCTCGACGAAGCAACCAGCGCACTTGATGCACAATCCGAAAGAGTGGTACAGGATGCATTGGACCAGGCCTCAATAGGAAGAACAACAATAATCATTGCACATCGGCTCGCCACTCTCCGTAAAGCTGATACTATAGCAGTAGTTCAATCTGGGAAGGTGATCGAGTCAGGTTCACATGATCAGCTCATGCGAATGAACAATGGAGGAGGTGGGGAGTATGCAAAGATGGTCCAAATGCAGCAATCAACAATGAAAAGCGAAGCATACAAGCCTTCTCCAATGCATGACAGGAACAAGTACAGGAATATGTATATGAAGAGCCCAATGAGTGTGAGATCGAGCAATCATACAAGCCCAGCAGTGTCGTTCGTCCATATGGGTAGCCCAGCTCTGTCTTTCGTCCAAGCAAGCACTCCGATCATATCATCGTACGTCCGTGATCAGCACTTGAGTGATCTGAAAGAAGCAGTGTCTAAgaattcttcttctccttctcaatGGCGCCTGCTTCGAATGAATGCGCCAGAGTGGAAAACAGCATTGCTTGGGTGCCTTGGCGCCATTGCCTTTGGCGCAGCTCAGCCAGTGCATTTCTACTGCATTGGGTCGATTCTCTCAGTTTATTTTCTGGATGATAACAAACGCATCAAATCCCAGACCAGATTGTACTGCTACTTATTTTTAGGCATAGGCCTGTTCTGTGTGGTGGCCAATGTCATCCAGCATTACTATTTCGCGATCATGGGAGAGGGGCTGACCAAGAGGGTGAGGGAGAAGATGCTCGAGAAGCTGCTCACCTTTGAGATTGGATGGTTCGATCGAGAAGAAAACACTAGTGCAGCCATCTGTGCACGATTAGCTGCCGAGGCCAACATGGTACGGTCCCTCGTCGGTGATCGCATCTCTTTGCTTCTTCAGGTCACTGCAACAGCCACCTTATCATTCACGTTAGGCATAGTGGTCACATGGAGACTAGGGGCAGTGATGATCGCGATGCAGCCATTGATCATAGGCTGCTTCTATTCAAGGAGTGTCCTGATGCAGAAAATGTCCGAAAGAGCACAAAAGGCGCAGAATGAAGGCAGCCAAATAGCAAGCGAGGCCGTGGTGAACCACAGGACGATCACCGCATTCTCTTCTCAGGGAAGGGTGATGGGCCTCTATGAAAATGCGCTGGAAGGCCCGCGGAAGGAAAACATCAAACAGTCGTGGTTGGCGGGCCTTGGTCTGTTTGTGTCCCAGTTTGCTACTACAGCCAGTGTAGCATTGGCCTATTGGTATGGTGGGAAGCTAATGATTCAAGGAAAGATAACACCCAAACACTTGTTTCAGGCTTTCTTCATCTTGGTCAGCACAGGGAAAGTGATTGCCGACGCGGGGACCATGACATCCGATCTGTCCAAGGGTAGTGGGGCCATTAGATCagtgtttgaagttttagataggAAGAGTGAAATTGAACCCAATGACCCACAAGGACTGAAGATCAAGAAGATGATCAAGGGCCATGTTGAGCTGAAAAACGTGCATTTTGCTTATCCATCAAGGCCTGATCAGATGATATTCAGGGGCCTCAGTTGCAAGATTGAAGCTGGGAAACAAGTAGCATTGGTTGGTCAGAGTGGGTCTGGTAAGTCGACGATCATTGGCCTGATTGAGAGATTCTATGACCCACTAAAGGGGTCAGTGGAGATCGATGGGCAGGACATCAAGAGCTATAATCTGAGAAGTCTAAGGATGCACATCGCATTGGTTAGTCAGGAGCCTACTCTTTTCGCAGGGACTATCCGTGAGAACATCGCGTATGGAAGAGAGAATGCTACAGAATCTGAGATAATGGAAGCTGCTGTTCGTGCCAACGCTCATGATTTCATCAG CTCCATGAAGGATGGTTATGAAACATACTGTGGAGAGAGAGGGACCCAGCTATCTGGCGGTCAGAAGCAAAGGATCGCTCTAGCCCGAGCAATACTAAAGAACCCTGCAATCCTGCTCTTGGACGAGGCAACCAGCGCATTGGATACAGTATCTGAGAGCTTAGTTCAAGGAGCACTGGATAGGATGATGGTGGGTAGAACATGTGTGATTGTGGCCCACCGCCTATCCACAATCCAGAAGTCAGAATCTATAGCAGTGATAAAGAATGGGAAGATTGTGGAACAAGGTTCCCATTCCAAGCTACTTGCTAAAGGACCGGGTGGCGCTTACTTTGCTCTGATCAAGCTCCAGAAAGACAACAACAAAGCTTAG